In a genomic window of Gloeocapsopsis dulcis:
- a CDS encoding HAD family hydrolase has product MTLKAILFDFNGVIINDEPIHQQLIDQVLIAENLRPKLGEYRQVCLGRSDRACIRELLQRRGRVVSDEYLTRIIKQKAEAYQQELAKLEKLPTYPGLEDLIFQVRSQHLKLAIVSGALRSEVELVLDRLALTEYFCAIVAGDDITTSKPEPDGYLLAIERLNELEPDLNLQPTECLAIEDTPAGITAAKRARIPVVGVANTYPFHMLQRQANWVVDYLCDLDIEYVQQVYIGQNQFVA; this is encoded by the coding sequence ATGACGTTAAAAGCGATTTTGTTTGACTTCAATGGTGTGATTATTAATGATGAACCAATTCACCAGCAACTCATCGATCAAGTCTTAATTGCAGAAAATCTGCGCCCTAAGCTAGGAGAGTATCGCCAAGTCTGCTTAGGACGTAGCGATCGCGCTTGTATTAGAGAATTATTACAGCGTCGAGGTCGGGTTGTCAGCGATGAATATTTAACTCGAATTATTAAACAGAAAGCCGAAGCATATCAGCAGGAACTAGCAAAACTAGAAAAGTTGCCAACCTATCCAGGATTAGAAGATCTCATTTTTCAAGTGCGATCGCAGCATCTCAAATTAGCAATTGTCAGTGGCGCATTACGTTCTGAAGTAGAACTTGTCTTAGATCGTCTTGCTTTAACTGAATACTTCTGTGCGATCGTTGCAGGCGATGATATTACTACAAGTAAACCCGAACCAGATGGTTATCTCCTCGCCATAGAAAGACTAAACGAACTAGAACCCGATTTAAACTTACAGCCAACAGAATGTCTCGCGATTGAAGATACCCCAGCGGGAATCACCGCAGCTAAACGCGCTAGAATTCCTGTCGTGGGAGTTGCCAATACTTATCCATTTCATATGTTGCAACGTCAAGCTAACTGGGTTGTAGATTACTTGTGCGATTTAGACATAGAATACGTACAGCAAGTTTATATCGGTCAAAATCAGTTTGTCGCTTAG